The Leopardus geoffroyi isolate Oge1 chromosome C1, O.geoffroyi_Oge1_pat1.0, whole genome shotgun sequence sequence AGCATATTTATTATGAGAAACCTTGAAGATGATACATTTAATAAGACATAGGCCTAAACATATCATACTataaatatcatatttatataaacatatataaacatataaacatatcatgctataaataaaagcattttggggcgcctgggtggcgcagtcggttaagcgtccgacttcagccaggtcacgatctcgcggtccgtgagttcgagccccgcgtcaggctctgggctgatggctcagagcctggagcctgtttccgattctgtgtctccctctctctctgcccctcccccgttcatgctctgtctctctctgtcccaaaaatgaataaacgttgaaaaaaatgtttaaaaaaaaaaaataaataaaaaaataaaagcattttattttaattataatttttcaagtttgttttttctgcttttctaaaccaaaaaatttcaatatatttggCACTTTTCTGGGATAAAAAGGTACGTTTAAATTTGTTGGCTATGTAGTAGAATCCACtatgaagatttcatttttttattcatgaaaTCATATAGCATATCAATGAAAAGCACTTTATATTTCATCCCTGCTTCTAAAGAACTCCCTAATAAGTTAAGGACTATGgcataactgtttttttttaatcctcatgcAAAATAAAAGTATCAAGAGGGTGTTTCATAGGATATGAAATTAGACACCTACTTTTTATTGGGTACAGAGCTACCATTGGAGTAAGATACTTTTGTCTGGTTTATGAGCATAGGAAATGGGTAGTGATTTTTCCACTATTATTCATTCACATGATGAATCAAAATGTAGCAATGTTTGCTGCTAGATGTTATTTTCAGTTATCACTTACCAGCCCATCTTCTCCTGGTCCTGGGAAGGttacagcaagatcatgaccattCTCATCTAAAGCTTTGATTTCAATGCCTAAGTTGGATTCAGGCTGTTTGAGCCAATTTTGCAACACTGTCTTCACATCAATGCTCTGCCAAATACCAGTGCCTGGGTTCATGTCAAGTTTCAGAGATCGGATTCCAGTATACCTTGTACCGTCTTTCATGGGTTTGATGAGTCTCAGGATTTGCACAAACACTGTTGTAGGAGTCTTGACGGGTCTCAGATATATCCACAGTTGGGCCTTTACGActttattatattgtattttagAGCTAAATTTAAAGAAGCAACATTTGGGTTTTCCTTCCACTTGCATTAGAAGATCAGctataaatgaataagaaaagaaaaatagttattgaaattatttctcataaaaaatgaataaaaaattggTGAGCATTTTTCCCCCATTGGAATAGtgaatgcatattttaaagtgaaaaaccaTCTAGGATTTCATTCACAATtcagaaaaatatcaaagaaaataattactctagcttttcagaattttttagaTATATGTTTTTTCAGCTGTTTATGAGGAATCTGCTCCCTCTCAGAGAACTGTGGGCTAAAGAGAATTCTATGAAAGAATGAGCAgtggatgaaattttaaaatgatgatgatTAGAGAGAACAAGAGACACCGTGGAGGAACATCCACTTAGAATTCTTTGGGAATCTGAGTAGTTACACTTACTGAGCAGCTGTACCAATCAGTCTGGAAGAAGGAACCCTTCCCCCAGGCCTGAATTACCTGGGGACAAGACACGCTGAGCAACTAACTGAGCCTTGGGAATTAGTAGAAAATATAGCACATCTGTTATGTTTTGGCTCTGGAATAGCCCTAAAGGAACAAAACGAATCAGGTAATtagcacaaaaatgtgaatgttaTATTCAGGCTTATCTCAAAAGTTAGAAAACACGGTCTTTAGAGCCAGGTTGTCGTTGTAAGCAGCACAAGCAGTTTCTTCCCcccttttgtttttccaagaTTGTTTACAAATAGGGTAAATCTACTCCAGGACTAGAGAATTATTTGTTGCATTGTAACTTGATTGCCTAATAAGCAAAACAGTATTTGAAACTGTTTTGAGTCAGGTTTCAAGTGTATAAAAGCACTGTTTAAAGCAAGACTGCAGACACATAGCATAAAATCTTTCTTGTCTTGCCTTCTCTGTTAAGATGACTGTCTGCCTTTCCTTGAGTGTCATTTTGAAATGACTGAAAAAGCAATGGtacaaaatatcttctctttcAGAAGCAAGGTAGATACTACAGGTAATAGTCCTCCTCCCtcatatgaagaagaaaacaatattttagaaGGCCATTGAGCAATGTGCCTTCCTGGAAACATGCAAACCAGGGACTCTCAACAATAGTGCCGGGGTCAAGGGAGAAGTGGGACTTTGTGAGCCATAACctgtttaattaaaatgtttatttcttaggCATTTTCTGATAATAAGCTCATGATTATCATTCTGCTATGTCACTTCATCACTGGTCTTActaatacattaaattaaaaaaaaatttttttttatactctcCAGTGTAAAAGCTttcaaagttaaatattttaatttgtaaagaaCATAAAAACACTGTGAGGAGTAGCTTTGAATAACAGAAGTCATTCTAGGCATTTAGCAGAAGacgtttttctcttttattagagaaaaaacTTGTTATTACAGATGCCTATTTCAGGCAACTAAATGCAATCATGAAATTTCATGTAGGTTTTTAACATTGTTTGTAGTATCTCCCAATCGTTGCCTTGCAGGTACTGAGCAGTGAAAGCATAAGCATTTCCTATTTGTCAAATTTAACTAAACATTAATGccatggaaacattttattttatctccttttgggtttttagtGCAGCAGATTTCAGTCTCATTAGTAGATTTCCcatgaaatcttgaaaaagagaaactcTTCCTTCCTACTTACATACAAGCCAACGGCTTGTTAAAAGAGCCTGAAAATAGATCTGTTTCTCATAAACACTAGAACCACAGTCAGCAGAATTGTTGATATACACTAAGAGGGCTACTCACACTCGGTGGGCATGGTAATGATCGTTTCCGTGGTAGCGTGGTAATCGTCGTCTTCCAAAGAGCCATCACTGCTGTCATCTCTCTGGACATCGTACTGATCAATCAGTTCCCGGAGCGGAGGAGCTTTGGGCAAAAGTTGTCTTATAGCATCTTTGCTGATGTTGGGAGCCGTTTCCAGGCGAAGTTTACTGAGGATCTGAATTTTTATGGCTTCTATTCTTGAAGATTTAGTGTTTTGTCTCCAAGTACATGCATTGCACAGCCcctctttttccacattttctttttgctcactGTTCTCATTTAGATCCACTGGACCAGCAACAATCAGCATAAACAGGTAAATATAAACATAGATTTGCAGTTTCTGCATGATTTTAAAATCAATACAATCTTTTTCCttgttcttatttcttccttttacttttcttttgcttttgagtAATGCCAAGCACAATTTTAATGCCTGTACAGTCTGAGAGACAACTTGCCACACCAGTGAATCTTTTATACTGTATTCCAAGTGGCTTTTTATATTCCAACTTTGATGAGACAAGTGTCGTCAGGATCT is a genomic window containing:
- the MSTN gene encoding growth/differentiation factor 8; the protein is MQKLQIYVYIYLFMLIVAGPVDLNENSEQKENVEKEGLCNACTWRQNTKSSRIEAIKIQILSKLRLETAPNISKDAIRQLLPKAPPLRELIDQYDVQRDDSSDGSLEDDDYHATTETIITMPTESDLLMQVEGKPKCCFFKFSSKIQYNKVVKAQLWIYLRPVKTPTTVFVQILRLIKPMKDGTRYTGIRSLKLDMNPGTGIWQSIDVKTVLQNWLKQPESNLGIEIKALDENGHDLAVTFPGPGEDGLNPFLEVKVTDTPKRSRRDFGLDCDEHSTESRCCRYPLTVDFEAFGWDWIIAPKRYKANYCSGECEFVFLQKYPHTHLVHQANPRGSAGPCCTPTKMSPINMLYFNGKEQIIYGKIPAMVVDRCGCS